The Reichenbachiella carrageenanivorans region TTGCCTTTAGTTTGGCTACTTGTTTTTCCACTAGTTTATCTTCTATTTTTTCAAACAATAAGGCTGGCTTCTCTATGTTTTGTCCAGCCAGTAGGATATTGGCAGATCCTGCTTCGTCCCATTTTTCTCCATCCATATTGAGCATGGTAGAGATTTTTTCGGCTGTTCTTGGTAGGAATGGCTCACAAAGAATGGATAAGTTGGCAGCGATTTGCAAGGCCACATTCAAGATCGTAGCCGTTCGTTTTTCATCAGTTTTGATCAGCTTCCAAGGTTCCGTATCGGCCAGGTATTTGTTGCCCAGTCTAGCCAAATCCATCAAATGAGACAGTGCTTCTCTAAAGCGATACTTGTCAATGCTATCCGCTATTTTGTCGGGGAAAGTGGCCATTTCCTTAATGACCTGCTCATCTACTCCTTCTACATGGGCAGCGGGCAATTTACCATCAAAATATTTGTGAGTGAGGACTACGGCACGGTTCACGAAATTCCCAAAAATAGCCACTAACTCGTTGTTGACTCTGGCTTGGTAATCTTTCCATACAAATTCGCTGTCCTTAGTCTCTGGCGCAATAGATGTCAGTACATATCTTAGTTCGTCTTCCTTTCCTGGAAATTCGTCTAGGTATTCGTGCAACCAAACGGCCCAGTTTCTCGACGTAGATATTTTCTCTCCTTCAAGGTTTAAAAATTCGTTGGCAGGTACATTTTCTGGTAAGATGTATCCGCCGTGGGCATGAAGAATCGCAGGAAATATGATGCAATGGAAGACGATGTTGTCTTTGCCAATGAAGTGAATCAAGCAAGATTCATCTTCAGGATTGTCTTGTGTTTTCCAGTAGTCCTCCCAGTTTTTGTTGTTTTCTTTTGCCCAGTCTTTTGTGGCTGAGATATAGCCGATGGGTGCATCCAGCCATACATACAATTTTTTTCCTTCGGCGTGTGGGAGCGGCACATCCACACCCCAGTCGAGGTCTCTGGTCATAGCACGAGGTTGTAATCCTTCTTTTAGCCATGAGCTACATTGTCCGTAGACGTTGGTTTTCCATTCGCCTTTTTTGCCTTCTATCAGCCATTCTTCTAGCCAAGGCTGGTATTTGTCTAGTGGCAGGTACCAGTGTTTGGTGGTTTTCAAGACGGGCGTTTTTCCACTTAGCGTGGAAATGGGGTTGATCAAGTCAGTGGCGTTGAGCGAGGTACCACATTTTTCGCATTGGTCGCCATAGGCAGCAGGGTGGCTGCACTTGGGACAAGTGCCCGTCACGTACCTATCAGCAAGAAACTGTTTGTACTCTTCGTCGTAAAATTGCTCTGATTTCTTTTCGGTAAATTCTCCTTTTTCATAGAGATTTAGAAAAAACTCCTGAGAAGTCTTGTGGTGAACTTTTTTGGATGTCCGATGATACATGTCGAACGAAATGCCAAACCTTTCGAAAGTATCCTTGTTGATTTTGTGATACTTGTCTATGATCTCTTGAGGTGTGGTGTCTTCTTTCTTGGCTCTGAGCGTAATAGCTGCTCCGTGCTCGTCGCTACCACAGACGTAGGCTACTTCTTTTCCTTTGCTACGAAGATAGCGCACATAGGTATCTGCAGGCAAGTAGGCTCCAGCGATGTGACCAATATGTAAGGGGCCATTCGCATAAGGAAGGGCAGAAGTGACAGTGTATCTTTTGAACTCTTTTTGCACGGATTTTTTTTCGGCAAAGATAGAAATATTCGAAAGCTCTCAGATGGATTTAATAGTTATTTAAAATCTGAAATTTAATACACTCATTTTTTGGTAACTTGTGTCAAACCAATCCTATTTCAAATTGTCTCCAGACCTGATATATTTATTAGACAAGAATGGTTACACGGTTTTTCAGACCAGCGATCATTTTGTGGTTCGCAAACAGGTATTCGCATCATGGGGCGTGTTGGGCTTGTTTTTGTCGTTGGGCGCTATATTTTTTGCTATTGGCGTTTATGTCATTTCATTTGAGAATGTACTTGGATCAGGGGTGCTTGTTATGGCTGTGGGATTGATTTTGATATTTGCACCGTTCTTCAATTATCTCACGGCAGCCTATCGTAGTCTGGTCATTGACAAAAAACACAAAACCATTCTGTTTAGAGCTGGTTTTTCCAGAGCGTACCTTTTCACGGAAGTGAAAGAAATGAAACTCGAAGTGCAAGATAGATACGCTGATGCCAATGCCTTTTCAGATTCGAATAAAGAATTTTACTATACCATTTCGGCTTATATGGCACGAGGAGATAGAGAAGAATTGCTTACGCTAAAATTCAGAAATGAAGATAACGAGCGACTAATGTTTGATTTGAAAGACTATATGCAGACACTGCTGACCTACAATTGCTAATACTTGATGTGTAAGTTTTTTCGAGTGAGTATGAGCATCATAAAATCGGGGTCTTGGTGCATTATGCGTACAAAAATAAAACTGCTGCCTTGTAGTATTGCCATGGCTCCACGCTGTTTCGAAAACCCATACCATCTTTTTAGTTTTTTATCATAATTCAACGGTACCTCTGGTGCTTCTAGGTAGGTTGAGATTTTTGCTTTGGCTTCAGCTTCGCATTGAGACTTGGAAGTCGCTAGTTCTTGAGAGAAGGTAATTTTTTCGTCGTACTCATTGGTTAGTGCTAAGAAGACTGGCGAAGGCCTATCGGTGCCATCTGCAGTGATACTAAACCCATCTGGTATGTTGAACCGTAGTCCCAACCCCTCATTTTCATACACTGGATTTTCGTAGTAGAATGGAAGGATTTGATGAGATACAGCGTATTTCTTATCGCCGAGGAGAAAATTTTGGACTTGTATGTCCTTGAGCTTAGGCATGCTTTCTAAATAAGCCTGATGGATATTTTGCCCTGGTTGGCTTCTGTACAATACGATTTGTAATGCGGGATTTAGTGGGGTATCACTTGTTAGGTCGTAGCTCTTCCAGTTGTCATCGATGACCAGCTCTACCCATGTTTTTGCTGTCCAAAACCATTGCGCATAAGCGTACCCGTAGACCAACCGTGCCGGAATACCTAATGCTTGGGTAAGCGCAATGAGAGCCAAATGCGGATAATCATTCGTGCGTGCGTAGTGGACAAGACGCTTGAGGTTTTGTGACCTGCTCAGCGAGTCGACGGTGAGTGAATCGACGAGGGCTTTTGCTTGGCCATGTGACCAAAGAAATGCGGTAGATGTGAGGTATGCCGTGTCGACGTCTAGTACAGGCTGTGAGGTCTGTCGGATGCTGATCCTGTACCAGCTGCTGTCGGCTTTGGAAATGCTCTGATTGGGGTAGAATGCTGAGGAGTAATTGATACTGTCAAGGCCTTGGACGTCTACGCGGATCTTTTGTATACGCTTGGGGTCTGGCAGTCGCACATTGGATCGCAACTGATGGGGGGTGAAGGTGGTCGTGTTGAAAAATTGAGCAAATGAGGGATTGCTGACAAGTGTCATCTTTATTTCTCCGAAAGGGGAGGGAGAGCGAGCTTCTATTAAGCGAAATTGTTTGTCGTATTTTTGAAGTGTCGTTTTGGTATCATTGATGGTCTCTTTTACTAGCCAGTATTTCTGCGCTTTTTCGATGCTAAAGTCAATTAGTTCACGCGTGACCTTGATTGGCTGATTCAGCTCGGTGGAGTAGGTATGATAACAGAAAGAAGCCCCAATGGAGTCGAGTAGAACGGTGCTCATGCACTTGATTTTGTCAGGCCCTATCAGGTTGGGCCAAGTCGCTTGTTGAGTGAGGAGGCCGTCAGGAGACACGAAAGACAAAGAGTCGTGTAGGAAGGTCACATCAAAACGTAAAGTGTCTCTGAAAAACTGTGTCCAAGAGATGGAGGAGAGAAGGCCTGCGTCTGATTCCACGAAGTGTGTTTGGGTATGGTAGGAGAGGGTATCGTCGAGCGTGAGGATTTCAAGGTCGAGAGAGGAGAAGGTATGTGTGTAGCCGCTATGTTCAGTGCTTTGACGGAAAGCGCCTGTTCTGTGATGGTCTATTTCTATTTGGTACTGGAGCGTTTGTCCTATGGAGAGGTGAAAGACGCAAAAAAAACTAAGTATTAGGGCAGGTATCTTCATTGAAAAATGTTGATTTCAATCTTTAGAACAATATAAATAAAAAAAGAGCGCTGAAAATATTCAGCGCTCTTTCCTTTATCATTTTTTGTCTTTAGAAAATCGTCTGAACAATATCGTTGAAGAAGGCAAAGACCATGAGGCTCAACAGGATGATCATACCTACTTTTTGTGCATTTTCTAAAAATTTATCAGACGGTTTTCTGCCAGATACGATTTCGTATGTCAAAAATACCACGTGTCCGCCATCCAATGCAGGAATAGGCAAGAAGTTCATAAAGGCCAATACCATGGATAGCAAGCCTGTCATGTTCCAGAACTTGTTCCAGTCCCAGGTGCCTCCAAACATTTGTGCAATACGAATTGGCCCGCTGAGCGATTTGGATACCGCTACATCCCCAGAGAAGATTTTTCCCAAGCCTTTGATGTTGGCCCATACCACATTGAACGCCTGAGTAGTGCCGATAGGAATAGCTTCTCCAAAGGAGTATTCATCATGCTGATAGTCGATCAGAGGGCTTGGCTGAAAGCCAATGGTGCCATCTGTAGTCACATGGAATGTTAATGTTTTTGAACTGTTGTCTGCTCGTTTTACTGTGACCACCACATCTTTGTCTTTGTTGGCCGTAAGGATGGCTTTCAATTGATCGAAGTATATGGCTGGTTTATTGTTGACCGTTAGAATTTGATCACCAGCGAGTAGGCCTCCTTTGGCTGCTTCTGTGCCTGAAAGTACATCTCCCACATAGTATGGAAATCTAAAATCAATGAACCTGTCCTTATATTTCTTATCTGTCAGTTTGTTTAAAAAACCATCAGGGAAAGCTAGTGTGAAAATAGAGTCGTTACGTTTGACTTGGTAGGTAGGCTGATCTGCAAATAGCACATCCATACTTAGCAAGTCTGTAAATCTGTCGTAGTCTTTGCCATTTACCTTTAGGATCACATCGCCCGTTTGGAGACCTATTTCTTGCCCTAATTCAGAAGCAACTATGCCGTGCTTGTTTAGTTCTTCTTTAGGAATATAAGAGTTGCCATTGCTGTAGACCAAGAAAACAAAGATGATGATGCCCGTAATGACATTCACGATGATGCCGCCCATCATCACAATCAGTCGTTGCCAGGCTGGCTTGGCTCTAAATTCCCAATCTTCGGGCTCGGCAGACATGCTTTCGGTGTCAAGAGACTCGTCTATCATCCCAGAGATTTTCACAAATCCACCTAATGGTATCGCCCCAAAGGAGTATTCGGTTTCACCGTATTGAAATCCCCAGATTTTTGGCGGGAAGCCAATCGAATATTTTTCTACCCTCATACCGAAGGCTTTTGCGGCAATCAAATGCCCAAATTCGTGCACACCCACCAAAATGGATAATCCCAACAAAAGTTGGGCAGTCATTATTAGTCCTTCCATCAATTAATTAATTCAGTTGCTAATATTCGCGTTTCTTTATCAGTCTCTACATAATCATCAAAACCAGGTGCGGAGATATACGGAATCTTATTTAGACAGGATGCTACCACATCAGACATCTCCAAGAAGCCGATACGGTCTTCTAAAAATTTTGATACCGCAATTTCGTTAGCTGCATTCAATATACAAGGTTGATTACCACCTTTTTTTAGGGCTTCGTATGATAGTGCAAGGTTTTTGAAAGTTTCTAGGTCTGGTTTTTCAAAAGTCAATTCAGGGTAATCCATAAAATTGAACCTAGGGAAATCTGTTTTTAGTCGATTGGGGTAAGTTAGAGCATATTGGATTGGCAGTTTCATGTCTGGCAATCCCATTTGTGCTTTGATAGAACCATCTTCAAACTGCACCATAGAATGGATGATAGATTGCGGATGAACCACCACCTCTATTTGTTCGCTGGTCAGATCGAAGAGCCATTTGGCTTCAATCACTTCCAAGCCTTTGTTCATCAAGCTGGCAGAGTCGATGGTGATTTTGGCTCCCATTTCCCAATTGGGGTGTTTGAGTGCTTGTTCTTTTTTTACTTTCGTTAAAAAATCACGATTCTTTCCTCTGAACGGTCCGCCCGAAGCAGTCAAAATGATTTTCTCTATAGGATTGGCGAATTCGCCAGTTAGGCATTGGAAAATGGCTGAGTGTTCAGAGTCTACAGGCAAAATAGGGACTCGCTTTTTTTTGGCTAGGGTAGTCACGAGTTCGCCAGCGACCACCAGCGTTTCTTTGTTGGCCAGTGCAATGGCTTTGCCTGCCTCAATGGCTCGGAGCGTAGGCTTTAGCCCCGCATAGCCAACCAAGGCTGTCAATACGACATCCACCTCTTCTAGTTCTGCGGCATGGCAAATTGCCGATTCGCCTGCATATACTTTGATGTCAAGTGCGTCAAGTGCGTCAAATACTTTCTGATATTTGTCTTCATTGGCAATCACCACTAGGTTGGGTTTGAACTGGGCTGCCTGCTTGATGAGCAAATCCGCATTCTCATTAGCTGTAATGGCTTCTAATTCGAAATGATCTGGATTGGCTTCGATCACTTCCAGGGCTTGCGTGCCGATCGAGCCTGTAGAACCAAGTATGGATATTTTCTTTTTCAAATGTTCAATTTTGGGTGATTACCTGATTTCAAAAAGCAGCTGCAAAACTATAAAGAATAGGTGGGTTGTGACTGATCTTTTCCAAAGTTATCAACTTTGGAAAGGTTATAACTTGAGGCGAATCAATTGGTCTGCAATCTTTCGATCATTAGACAGTCTCGGTACTTTATTTTGACCACCGAGTTTGCCTTGGGATTTCATGTATTGGATGAAGGCATCTTTTCTTAGTGGCACAATTTCCAGTCTTTGGAGAATGTTTCCTACTATGAGGTCATCATAGTAAACATTCAACTTGCGTAAATTTTGGTCGATGGTATTAGCAAAGCGTTCGAAGTCTTTGGGTAGTTGCCCAAACTCGACAAACCATTGGTGGCGTGGCAGGCCTGTGTCTGGGGTTACCTGTGGGGCTACTGTCAACTCTGTGATTTCTGTTTCTGGCTGCTCTAGTACGGCTGCTTTTATGGCTTTTTCTACTTCCTGCCCTATGACATGCTCCCCAAAAGCAGAGATGAAATGTTTGATCCTACCAGTGACTACCAAGCGATAAGGTGAGGTAGAGACAAACTTTACCGTGTCGCCTATTGAGTAGCCCCATAGGCCTGCATTGCTGTTGAGAATCAAAGCATAGTTGACTCCTGTTTTTACTTCGCCGATACTCAATCTGGTGGGCTGCTCGTCGAAATATTCATCCGTAGGGATGAATTCGAAAAAGATCCCAGAGTTAAGTAGGAGTAGGAGGCCTTCCTGATCCAAGGTATCTTGATGGGCAATAAAACCTTCGGAGGCGGGGTAAGTTTCTACAGAATCAATGGTTTTTCCGATGCTTTCAAACAACTTGGCTTTATAAGGCTCGAAGTTGACTCCGCCATATACGAATAACGAAAAGTTGGGGAAGAGGTCTTTGATGGCTTTGCCAGTTTTGGCGGTGAGTCGGTCGAAGTACATTTGCACCCAAGGGGGAATCCCAGAGATCAGTGTCATGTTTTCTTGGTATGTCTCTTGTACGATCTGGTCTACTTTGGCTTCCCAGTCTTCAATGCAGTTGGTTTCGTAGCTAGGCATTTGGTTGGATCGCAGGTAGCCTGGCACGTGATGGTTGACAATGCCTGACAAACGTCCCGTGTGTATGCCGTTGGTTTGTGTCATGATGGGGCTGCCAGAGAGAAAGATAAGGTTGCCATCGAGAAACTGACTGTTGCCAGAATGATAGACGTAGTTTAGTAGTGCATTTCGAGCGCTGTTGATGTGATTAGGGATGGAGTCTTTGGTGATTGGGATGTATTTGGTGCCTGAGGTAGTGCCTGAGGTTTTGGCAAAGTAGGCGGGTAAGCCTGGCCAAAGCACGTCAGGCTCGCCAGTTTTGACTCGGTCCACATAGGCGCGTAAGGCTTCGTAGTCTCCTACTGGCACTGCTTCTTTGAATTCCTGATAGTTACCGACATCTTTAAACCTATGGTCTTTACCAAAGGCTGTGTGAGCCGCTTTTTGGGTAATGTTAGCGAGAATTTTCTCCTGAGTGGGTATTGGGTTTGCTGCCCATTGGTTTTGTTGATTGATGATGTATTTGGCGAATGGCTTACTGAGTATCGATCGGATGCCCATGTTTATTAGTATTTGCTTTGTACGGTTTGGAGTTCTTCATCAGTGAGCGGAGCCAGCCCCACTGTGATTCTGTTTTCATTCACCGAATTTACATCTTCCAAAGGAAACAAGACGGGTTTGTCTTCTACATAATTCCATTGTGTACCATAGCGCTGCGGTTGTTTTTTGTTTACTAATATTCGGTCTTTCATTGTTGCCATTTGCGACAAGCTTGATTCTCCTCTTTTGGCGGAAGCTTCTAGCAAGGGATAGTATTTTTCTCTAAACTGGTCGTTAGAGTTTTGAATGGCAAGAAAAAGCGAAATATTAGCCTTTTTGCCAATCAATGAGCGGCCCAGCCAGCCATGTTCTGTGAGTACGCTAACGACATACTGGAGGTGAATTGAATCTTGAAAGTTGATCAATTGATTGAGTGAATCCATAGGGTATGATTCGAAACCATAGCGTTCGGCAGTGGGCATTACTGCTTCGCGTACTTCGATGCTTTGATCTACAAATCGTTCCAGTTTTTCACGAAGACTGCTGTAGTCTTGTGCCCAACTTGTCGTAGAGACAAGAACTAAGCAGGCTACCAAATGTTTTTTCAAGTCCAATCCCAATTATAAGTATGAATGTTTTCTAATGCAGCCACGGTCAGATCGATAGACGCTTGAATATCGTCTTTGTCGGCCATCTCAATGACTTGGTGTAGGTGCCTGGTGGGTATAGATATGGCGCCAGATATGGCACCGTTTTTACCTTTTTGCTGGATGCCCGAAGTATCCGTGCCTCCAGCTACAAGGATTTCATTTTGCCATTTTATTTTATGATCGTCGGCTGTTTTTCTTAGGAAGTTGACCATGCGTGTATCGCAAATTGTCATGGCGTCTAGTATTTTGATGGCAGTGCCATTGCCTAATTCGGTCACGTACTCGTGTGGCTGTGCACCAGGGAGATCGTAGGCGATGGTGGTGTCTAGTGCAATCCCAAAATCTGGATTGATGCTGTGTGCAGCTACATTAGCTCCTCTGATACCTACTTCTTCTTGTACAGAAAAAACGGCGTATACGTCGTGTGCATTGTTTTTCAATTGTTTCAAAGCTTCGATCAGAATGAAAACCGATACCCGATTGTCGATCGATTTACAGTTGACACAGTTGCCCATTTCGATGAGATCTCGTTCACGGGTTACAGGATCCCCTACAGCTACGATTTTTTCTACTTCTTCTTTGGGCATACCCAAGTCGATGAAGTAGTCCTCTTTCTTCGCTGGTTTTTCTCTTTCGGCAGGAGACATTACATGTATGGGTTTGCTGCTCATCACACCGATAATGTCCTTTTTGCCATGTACGACCACTCGCTGTGCTGTAAAAGTTTTAGGATCGAATCCTCCAAGGGTTTGAAAACGAAGAAATCCTAGGTCGTCTATGTGGCTGACGATGAAACCGATTTCGTCCATGTGAGCAGCAAGCATTACTTTTTTTGGTGCTTTTGTCGACCCTCGCTTGATGGTAATGAGGTTTCCCATGTTGTCGATGTGGTACTCGTCTACATGGTTTTTTACTTCTTCTATCACTAGGTTTCTGATTCTGGATTCGAACCCAGGAGCACCTGCGATTTCACATATGTTTTTTAAGAGGGGGATATTTAGTGGCATTTGATACTTTTATTTTGAATTAAGACTCGATTCTTTTTTCCACTACTTTGGACTTTGTTTTGAAGCTATTTTGCTACTGAAGACCAGTACCAGTAGTGTTGCGATTGAATAACTTTAGTATAGAACAACTTTTGTTATGAAAGTTTGCCGTTTAGATATTCTGATTTTACGAATATGAAAAGACGTATGATATGATTTGTTGAAAATGTGCGCACGAGAAGATTCGAACTTCCACGAGCGTGAGCTCACCAGCCCCTCAAGCTGGCGTGTCTACCAATTTCACCACGTGCGCATTTATATTGTGATGAGCCCAAATAATTTGGGATTGCAAAAATAGAAGGAATGTTGAAAAATCATCACAATCTCATTTCTAATTTTAAAAGTATTTATTTTTTAATCTCCCAGATAGAATCCACAAAATACCGATGGGTATCAAATAGATCTTTTTTGATAATGAACCCTGATTTTTTAGCCAGTTGGTGTAATTGTTTCAAAGCATATTTTCTTGAGATTTCGGTGTGAATGGGCTCCCATTTTGCGAAATGAAACGTGTTTTTTTCGATAGTGACGTCTTGTTCTATTTTGCTAAGGAGGGCGCTTTTACATTCGCCAGTCACGGGGTCGTAGGTGGCATGGTGTTCAAACTGTGCTACGTCGAAATTTGCTCCTAGCTCACGGTTGATTCTGTGGAGTAAGTTGTAGTTGAACGATGCAGTGATACCTGCGGGATCATTGTAGGCAAGAAGGATTTTACGTGGTTCTTTTTTTAGATCTACACCTATGAGTAGTAAATCGCCTGTATTTAGTTTGTCAGAAATCTCAGAAGTAAAGGACAACGCTTCTTCATTGGTGAAGTTGCCGATGTTGGAGCCTAGAAATAGCACCACATTTCGTTTGTTGTTGCCTTCTTTCAAGAGGTTCAGCACTTCAAAGTAGTCACCTTGTATGCCTTTAAAAGACAGTGCAGGCATTTCTTTGGTCAGGGATTGATTTAGCTGATCCAATGCATTTTGTGAAATGTCGATAGGCACATAGTCGAATGGGATCTCATGATCCAGTAGTTCTTTGAGGAGTACTTTTGTTTTCATGCCATCGCCAGCTCCAAACTCAATAAGATTAAACGGCTCCTTGTTGGGCGCAAAAAGTTGGGCAATTTCACATTTGTGAGTTTGAAAAATATCCAGCTCAGCATTGGTCAAATAATACTCTTCCATATGCATGATTTGCTGAAAAAGTTCATCTCCTTTTTTATCGTAAAAGTATTTTGATGAGAGGTGTTTAGGTTCATCAGACAGGCCTTTGTGGACATCTGTTAAGAATTGCTTGTTTTTGATTATATCTTTTTCGATCGTTTCAAACATGTTTTGCTAGGCGTATTCCAGTAAAATGCCATTTTAATTGTGGGTGAAAAAAATTTCTGTACGATGACCGAACATGATCCTTTGGTGTGGCGAATGAGCCACCTTTGAGTACCATTTGATTGATCATAAATTTTCCATTGTATTCTCCTATAGCTCCCTCTTTTGTTTTGAAAAATGGGTAGGGTAGATAGGCCGAGTTGGTCCATTCCCATACGTCGCCATAAAATTGGTAATGACCTTCTGTTGCACCTAAAGTGCTGAGAGCTGCGTTTTCAATAAAGTTTGCTTCAGGGTGTATAGTTGCTTCATGTGTACGGCAGGCTACTTCCCATTCAAATTCGGTAGGTAGTCTCATACCCTTCCATTGCGCAAAAGCGGCTGCTTCGTAATGGCTGACGTGCGTCACAGGTTCGTGTAGATTTAGCTTCTGCAAGCCAAAAAAAGTGTACTGATGCCATTCGTTGTCGATCTGGTGCCAGTGCATAGGAGCAGTTTCTTTGTTTTCTTGCACCCAAGCCCAGCCTTCCATGTACCAATGTCTGAAATCTTGATACCCTCCAGCTTCTATAAATTCGAGATATTCCCCATTGGTAATCAGCCGATCGCCGACCTCATAGTCGTGTAAGTACACTTGATGTACACCTAGTTCATTGTCGAAACAAAAGCCCTCTTGCTGGTGCCCAATGGTGTAGTTGCCAGCTGAGATGGGCAAAAAAACAAGCGGTCGACTTTCGGTAGTTGGGATCGTTTCTTTTGGTGTGTAGGCGGGAAAGAGTGGGTTATTGCCTAGAATGTATTTGATGTCGTAGACCAAAAGCTCTTGGTGCTGTTGTTCGTGCTGGAGTCCTAGTTCGAGTAGGTTGGCGATCTCGGGATTTAGGTCGGTTGTAGTATTTAAAAACGCCAGCATTTGTTCATCCACATAGGCTCTATACTTATAGATCTCTTCTGTAGTGGGTCTGGTTAGATTGCCTCGATCGGTACGGAGTACTCGTTTGCCGATCGATTCGTAGTAGCTATTGAATACGAAATTGAACTCTGGGTGATAGACCTGATAGTTTTTAGCATGCGTTTCCAAGATCATTTTTTCGAAAAACCATGTGGTGTGTCCCAAATGCCATTTGGGAGGACTCACATCCACGACCGGTTGCACTACCATGTCTTCTTTTTCTAAAGGAGCGCAGAGACGAAGGGATTGATTTCGCACCCGTTGATATTTTTCCTTGAAA contains the following coding sequences:
- the metG gene encoding methionine--tRNA ligase; this encodes MFAEKKSVQKEFKRYTVTSALPYANGPLHIGHIAGAYLPADTYVRYLRSKGKEVAYVCGSDEHGAAITLRAKKEDTTPQEIIDKYHKINKDTFERFGISFDMYHRTSKKVHHKTSQEFFLNLYEKGEFTEKKSEQFYDEEYKQFLADRYVTGTCPKCSHPAAYGDQCEKCGTSLNATDLINPISTLSGKTPVLKTTKHWYLPLDKYQPWLEEWLIEGKKGEWKTNVYGQCSSWLKEGLQPRAMTRDLDWGVDVPLPHAEGKKLYVWLDAPIGYISATKDWAKENNKNWEDYWKTQDNPEDESCLIHFIGKDNIVFHCIIFPAILHAHGGYILPENVPANEFLNLEGEKISTSRNWAVWLHEYLDEFPGKEDELRYVLTSIAPETKDSEFVWKDYQARVNNELVAIFGNFVNRAVVLTHKYFDGKLPAAHVEGVDEQVIKEMATFPDKIADSIDKYRFREALSHLMDLARLGNKYLADTEPWKLIKTDEKRTATILNVALQIAANLSILCEPFLPRTAEKISTMLNMDGEKWDEAGSANILLAGQNIEKPALLFEKIEDKLVEKQVAKLKATTANEPAIVEDVEVAPQKPEVTFDDFMKMDIRTGTILEAEKVPKSNKLLKFKVDTGVDTRTILSGIAKHYSPEEMIGKQVTVLMNLAPRAIMGIESQGMILMAEDHDGKLRLIQPNEVTQNGMGIS
- a CDS encoding transglutaminase domain-containing protein, translating into MKIPALILSFFCVFHLSIGQTLQYQIEIDHHRTGAFRQSTEHSGYTHTFSSLDLEILTLDDTLSYHTQTHFVESDAGLLSSISWTQFFRDTLRFDVTFLHDSLSFVSPDGLLTQQATWPNLIGPDKIKCMSTVLLDSIGASFCYHTYSTELNQPIKVTRELIDFSIEKAQKYWLVKETINDTKTTLQKYDKQFRLIEARSPSPFGEIKMTLVSNPSFAQFFNTTTFTPHQLRSNVRLPDPKRIQKIRVDVQGLDSINYSSAFYPNQSISKADSSWYRISIRQTSQPVLDVDTAYLTSTAFLWSHGQAKALVDSLTVDSLSRSQNLKRLVHYARTNDYPHLALIALTQALGIPARLVYGYAYAQWFWTAKTWVELVIDDNWKSYDLTSDTPLNPALQIVLYRSQPGQNIHQAYLESMPKLKDIQVQNFLLGDKKYAVSHQILPFYYENPVYENEGLGLRFNIPDGFSITADGTDRPSPVFLALTNEYDEKITFSQELATSKSQCEAEAKAKISTYLEAPEVPLNYDKKLKRWYGFSKQRGAMAILQGSSFIFVRIMHQDPDFMMLILTRKNLHIKY
- the rseP gene encoding RIP metalloprotease RseP, translated to MEGLIMTAQLLLGLSILVGVHEFGHLIAAKAFGMRVEKYSIGFPPKIWGFQYGETEYSFGAIPLGGFVKISGMIDESLDTESMSAEPEDWEFRAKPAWQRLIVMMGGIIVNVITGIIIFVFLVYSNGNSYIPKEELNKHGIVASELGQEIGLQTGDVILKVNGKDYDRFTDLLSMDVLFADQPTYQVKRNDSIFTLAFPDGFLNKLTDKKYKDRFIDFRFPYYVGDVLSGTEAAKGGLLAGDQILTVNNKPAIYFDQLKAILTANKDKDVVVTVKRADNSSKTLTFHVTTDGTIGFQPSPLIDYQHDEYSFGEAIPIGTTQAFNVVWANIKGLGKIFSGDVAVSKSLSGPIRIAQMFGGTWDWNKFWNMTGLLSMVLAFMNFLPIPALDGGHVVFLTYEIVSGRKPSDKFLENAQKVGMIILLSLMVFAFFNDIVQTIF
- a CDS encoding 1-deoxy-D-xylulose-5-phosphate reductoisomerase, which encodes MKKKISILGSTGSIGTQALEVIEANPDHFELEAITANENADLLIKQAAQFKPNLVVIANEDKYQKVFDALDALDIKVYAGESAICHAAELEEVDVVLTALVGYAGLKPTLRAIEAGKAIALANKETLVVAGELVTTLAKKKRVPILPVDSEHSAIFQCLTGEFANPIEKIILTASGGPFRGKNRDFLTKVKKEQALKHPNWEMGAKITIDSASLMNKGLEVIEAKWLFDLTSEQIEVVVHPQSIIHSMVQFEDGSIKAQMGLPDMKLPIQYALTYPNRLKTDFPRFNFMDYPELTFEKPDLETFKNLALSYEALKKGGNQPCILNAANEIAVSKFLEDRIGFLEMSDVVASCLNKIPYISAPGFDDYVETDKETRILATELIN
- a CDS encoding GH3 auxin-responsive promoter family protein — translated: MGIRSILSKPFAKYIINQQNQWAANPIPTQEKILANITQKAAHTAFGKDHRFKDVGNYQEFKEAVPVGDYEALRAYVDRVKTGEPDVLWPGLPAYFAKTSGTTSGTKYIPITKDSIPNHINSARNALLNYVYHSGNSQFLDGNLIFLSGSPIMTQTNGIHTGRLSGIVNHHVPGYLRSNQMPSYETNCIEDWEAKVDQIVQETYQENMTLISGIPPWVQMYFDRLTAKTGKAIKDLFPNFSLFVYGGVNFEPYKAKLFESIGKTIDSVETYPASEGFIAHQDTLDQEGLLLLLNSGIFFEFIPTDEYFDEQPTRLSIGEVKTGVNYALILNSNAGLWGYSIGDTVKFVSTSPYRLVVTGRIKHFISAFGEHVIGQEVEKAIKAAVLEQPETEITELTVAPQVTPDTGLPRHQWFVEFGQLPKDFERFANTIDQNLRKLNVYYDDLIVGNILQRLEIVPLRKDAFIQYMKSQGKLGGQNKVPRLSNDRKIADQLIRLKL
- a CDS encoding DUF6624 domain-containing protein; this translates as MKKHLVACLVLVSTTSWAQDYSSLREKLERFVDQSIEVREAVMPTAERYGFESYPMDSLNQLINFQDSIHLQYVVSVLTEHGWLGRSLIGKKANISLFLAIQNSNDQFREKYYPLLEASAKRGESSLSQMATMKDRILVNKKQPQRYGTQWNYVEDKPVLFPLEDVNSVNENRITVGLAPLTDEELQTVQSKY
- a CDS encoding M42 family metallopeptidase, with product MPLNIPLLKNICEIAGAPGFESRIRNLVIEEVKNHVDEYHIDNMGNLITIKRGSTKAPKKVMLAAHMDEIGFIVSHIDDLGFLRFQTLGGFDPKTFTAQRVVVHGKKDIIGVMSSKPIHVMSPAEREKPAKKEDYFIDLGMPKEEVEKIVAVGDPVTRERDLIEMGNCVNCKSIDNRVSVFILIEALKQLKNNAHDVYAVFSVQEEVGIRGANVAAHSINPDFGIALDTTIAYDLPGAQPHEYVTELGNGTAIKILDAMTICDTRMVNFLRKTADDHKIKWQNEILVAGGTDTSGIQQKGKNGAISGAISIPTRHLHQVIEMADKDDIQASIDLTVAALENIHTYNWDWT